GTGGTAAAAGACCCTTTTCCCCTTAATGAAGCAcgtcccacataataaaattgatgttatttacgaaaacaccaccgcgcaatctagtccatggattgttttgatcggacgacccataagcgttctcaccgttctcacacttttcaccgtttatggatcgtccgatcaaaactatctatggactagattggcgcgatggcattttcgtaaataacataaattttattacgtggacgcgcttcattaagggtaaaaaaggtaaaacatctttttttacataaaacgccattgaaaTATAAAATGCCAagtaaatacaaaacgccaattttattACTGCTTAGTTTCTTATGTGTTTTAGTTAAGGTCTTAGCCTACAAAAACGCCACAAAACGTAAAACGCCATAATATATAAACGACAAGCCTTACATCCGGACAATTGTTAATTGCATTTAATGTGATAATAATATCCCTCCTAAACTACGCgtcaaaaacatcctataaataTAAACGTCTCAGCACCTTCCATTgatcacaccaaaaaaaacacacaaaaccaAATGGttcctaaataccactcactgtataACGCCAAAAGTTAGAGAAATCAACGATGGCAAACGTCTTTTCTTTAATAATCGGTAATGTTCTACATGAAGTTTCGCTGAATGGTTTGTTAGGTGAGGGGAGTAAGATTTTGCTGTATAAGATGGACaaatttcaagaaaaagagactgatgacaccaatatgtcattttgtcttctttgttcttgaagaaggtttggatgaggagaagagaccgATCCCATTGTAAATGATACTTTGGCCTCGATGATGATAATGAAGATGACGGGCAAATAACATCCACCCACACGGAGTCGATCTATGTCTCGAACATCCACAAACCCACTTCAACACACGAATAAGAAAAAAAAccacgccaaacccaaaacaccatttatttgtgacagttcttgtaatttcaaaagaagaaagagactcatgatAGTGAAGATTTGGATCATAAATTGgttctatttgttttttttttaattttctttttctattgtttgttataaaTTGgttctatttgttttttttttaattttctttttctattgtttgttatgtaattttcAGCTAAGAACAACAATACATTAATTCTCTAATAAAAGATATAATAAAACACCAAACGGGCAAATGCTTGTAAAACGCCATCAGCCATAAAACACCCAAACTACCAAATTATAATAAAAGTACTTTGGACAAGTACTATtataataaatctaaaaaaaggttaaaacaaTGTGCAAGAGTATAAAACAAAGTGCTATCTTTATCTAAACGCtattggaaaacaaaacgccataattacagctGTAAAGATGGGACGTTTTACAGCCATAAACAGATGAATCTGAAACAAAACAAAGTAACTGCAAACAGTAAAATGAAGCAAcgaaaacataattactaacatttattatattcaAAGCCAAATACATggggaattgaatttatttatcttttcaaaaacTCATAATTACCTGTCACTGCGCGGGAAAAAAGTCATTATAAAAGTACAACATGAGAGCACAACTTAACATgccaaacattgtctaaaacacCACATATTGtctaaaacgccaaaaacttaaagaaaatggctaaggttattgcatgaaGGTTTGAAAGGTCGGAGAGACGtttcatcataaagttctctgataggagaagggtgAAGGTCAGGACAATCAAAGCCATACTTGGTATGGCTGAAGGGGTTCCATTGGCCAACAATTGTGAAAGAACTCGAACGGTAATAAGAAGATTGGAGAGAAAATTTCcggcagaagatgatgatgatgatgatgatgatgattttgacgATACTCCTCTACCAACAGTTAGCAGttgggtggtgcatgaagaagcagGAATGGTTGAAGTGACTTATCAACATGGGTGAAATATTCATTGCCGatggaggaaatgttgaagacagaGAGGCTATATCTacttgaacaactctgtgatttagcaccttcaaATGATGCAAGATCCAGGGTTGCAATGATATTCAAGTATAGGCTGTCGCAAAGAAGAGACGAGATGATGATGTTAAACGCCAATCTAAAATATGATGATGAACTGAAGAAAGTGaggaacaaagcgatgggtataactctgatgtaatcccatccacagaagactattagtttattttgatttcgtattattgtaatcttataaaatattaatcaatggtaatcaattattaacaaCGCACGAACGCAAAAAAAAATGACCTGGGAAacgccataacgccaaaaaaattaactatctaaaacaaaaagaattaattcaacgagacAGATCCAGAAACACTGTAAAACGCCAAGTAATTAATGAATCTAGTTAACGCCAAAGTTATCTTAGACGCCAAAAATGAAGCAGCATATGAGACACGAAATCGGGAAAAAAAAGaatattgaaaagacaaaaaaacccctcaCGTGTTCcatcaggatgcgttctcactgttctcacactttagagcgttttctcctgatcccgcacctatatatatatatatatatatatatatgtatgtatgtatatatatatgtatgtatatatctaTACGGGTAAAACAATGTTATGTGAAAGTTGTATTTTGAAACTTAAAAAAGAAAGAGGACATGATAATAgttatattataatttattatgttagtgaaaaaaattaaaactgataAGCTATGTCAATATAATTCATGTACGTTTGTATCTCTATGAAATTTTAGAGTTAACTAGTTCATCCGATACAACCCGGTTCTACCGGTTGAACCATATTTAAGGCCATCCCGGTATGATTtgaaaaccggtttttaaaacattggattTGGAGGTTGTGACTATGCTTTCAAATCTGAATATGGCACAGACGAGTTGGTGTGGGTAAATTTGTGCATTTAGATCTGAATATGGCACAAACCAATTTGTTTCAGATTTATTTTCTAATCTGCTTAGGGTAATTACAcaatggagagagagagagatagagagatagAGAGGTGTGTGTAGGTTTTTTGTTTTTGTCTTATAAATAAagataattttaaataaattggTAAAGTTACTGAAATACCCTCATGTGTCTTGCATGtgataaatgaaaaagcctaACCTTATTAATCAAAAGGATTTGACTTGCAAtgcttttaacaaaaaaaaaaaaaaaaaaaaaaaaaactacgactgtaattattgaagttaaaagaCGTCTACTACAATCTGGTACAAATATAATGGACGAAAAGTATAATTTATCCTATGATATATGAAATAACTTTGAAGATAGAAGAACAAATTACATATTTGTTTTCCATATCCTAATTTGTAGCCTTCAAATAGACACCGATACTATCAAAATAACGACCTGAAGGCCATAAAATCCAGCAAAAGAACCAGCATCCCATGACACAGAAAAAGGTGTCCCTTTGACATTATCACCAAATGGCCCATGGGTTTTTTTGTTCGTCGTGAATGATATCGATGAAATTATTGTTTGACAGGTGGGGAGTGTTCCAACCATGCCACTAATGCCAACAATTTCTTCAACCTCATCGAGTGTTACGTGATCGATTATGGAAAGTCCATTCGGATCATCCACCTTTTCAGAAGAGTTGAACATCAAAGAGTTAGTTTATGGCATCGCCATGGTCAATGGTTATCTTGCTCAAACGATAATTCCCCTCAAGTTGGAAAGACCAAATAGTTTGTCGAAATGCCGGAAGAGGTTTTCCCCATGTTCCGATCCTCGTGATTTCCCCATACACTTTCAAATAGACACCAATGCCGCCAATGCCACCAATCCAATCGCTGGCATTGCCATAAAATCCAACTAACGAGCCTTTGTTCCATGTTAAGGAGAACAAAGAATTGGTTATTCCACCAAAAGGTCCATGCGTGTTCTTGTTGGTTATAAAAAACAAAGAAGAAAGGTATGTGTCACGGCCACTAAGACCGAAGATTACTTTAATTCCAACTATTTCCTCATCCGAGTCAAACGTTACCtgaatatacatacatatgtgcCAACATGAATATTATGATGCTTGATAAGGTTGTGCATATGTGTCTTTGTGTGTGTATGCATATATATTAGTAGATTAAGTCAAGATATATATAATCACCAGCGATACTGATTGTGCTCTAGCCGAACTACCAAACTTATTAGAAATGCTCAATGCACCTCTAAACTCGGTGGTGAACGTGAGTGAGGTTATCACATCATCAGCATGACCAATCCTTATACTTTGCAGCTTATGACCTTCCTCAATTTCAAAAGACCAGTTATTCTTCTGAGGATCTCTGACCGGTTGTCCCCATGGTGCTACTCGAATAAATTCGCCTGGTTTCATGTTTTGTAGTACTCCTTCCATACTGTATCAAAGAGATATACATTTAGAACTTCACTTGGAGAAGATACATGGGTCTGCATTGTTTCTAACAAGCAAAATTTATTATAAATTTTGAGTTTTAGACTCATACCTCACTTGCTAGCCTTCTTTTGAGTACCCAGACTGTAGAACTGATCTTGAATGTCAAGGATGGCATAAATCCCCGTGCATTTATATGTAATGATCCATTTCAATCCTTTGTTcattccattctctcatctattccattacatcatataccaaacagacccttagtcAATAATTGAGCTCTTTTAGGTCACACATTCAAGTGCATTAAATATTCATTTATAACTTTTTGTACTATACTTCAGTGTCGAAACCAGTAATAACTCTAGAATGTTGATGAAGGGATAAGGTCTGGAATATCGATCGTTGATTTATGAGCAAAATCTCGTATGTATCCTTTAggccttttttttatttttttaatcaattATTTAGATGGTGAAATTATTTTAGGTAGTGATCTACTCGCCTAATCTTCCATTATCATCAGGTGAcgcagaaactaaatgctaggggCAGAAATTAAACCTGAGTCATTTAAAACACCTATTCTTTCCATTACCACTTCTACATTAGCTCATTGGGTTATAACTTTTGTCTACTAATATATCCTTCAATTGCTTTAGTATTGAATCTGACGACAAGCAAGTTGTAATCAATATAGAAAATGAAGAGCTTCAACATTGACGCGTGTAGAGTGGTTGCTGTCGTCCAACTCAATGATGTATACTCAAACGTGTTTcactaaaaaaaaagaaacaaaaattttATCAAGGATGATCATTCTTAAAGTTTCATCaattcactactagaaaatctgAAACTTCTTACACCAGTTTTGTACGAAACGGGTCTTAAAACTAGCTTTCCTACGCATTTATGACAAACACCTGATGTAGGAAAACAGCTCGTAGGAACCTGTTCAACACATTTCCAACGCAACTTCCTACACGTTTCCTACAAAACTACTACGTTGCAAATTGCTACGAATCTCCTACAATATatttaattataatattttaggatttattttttttaactacaCATTTctgaccaaaaaaaaaaaaaaaacaaaaagaaacaaattttattaaacattatttGTGACCCAATTACGacaaataaataagaagtgtTTTTACGAATTTTCAacacaaaaacaaaaattaaaaataaaaatcacATAATTTTGTAACAGTTTTCTGAGGAAACTgagtttgtatttttttttttttttttgtgacagTTTTCCCAGGGAAACTGAGTATTTTGTGACAGTTTTCCGAGGAAACTGAGTTTTTTGTGACAGTTTTCCGAGGAAACTGAATGTTTGTTGTGACAGTTTTATGAGGAAACTGAGTATTTTTTGTGACAAATTTACAACAGCCTAATCTATTAAATAAAAAACtgcaaaaaataattaaaatatctGCATTTTTTGGCAAAAAATTTCTAGAATAATCTGTAATACCAAAAACCTGTTTTACAAAATTTCACCGAAGTTACGATGACACAAATTCAAAAATCATGCGTCGTAACGCAAGTTCCAATATATTTAAACCTAAGCTAATACAATTCAACATAATTCCGAGAAGATATAAAAAACTACAACTAATTAGAGGGAGCACGCCAGTTCTTCATAAATTCTTAAAGTTGTTTTTGAAGTTCTTCCCTTGCTTTCCTTTCTTCGTCAAGACGAGTTGCAAGTAGATTCCCTTCTTCTTCAAGATGAACTGCAAGTAGATTCCTTTCTTCTTCAACCCGAGCTTCAAGATCTACCATTCAGGTTTGCAGAACTTGAACCTAAAAAGTTGTTAAAATATATATAGTTATAATTAGTAAATACATTATATTAAGAAATGTTTGAGGCAAAAGAAAAGGTGTTTATTAGTTTGATTTCCAAAGATAATAATGCATGCATACTTTTAAATACATTCATACTAGGGTATTCACGATTTGGTAAAACCGCAAACCAAACCGTTAGAACTTGCAAAACATAACCGTCCTAGTGGGTCGACTTAGTAAGATCTAGTATGTGAAAATTGAACTATAAAATGGGCCGTCTTAGTGACAAGAACCAACATTTTTAACATTTAGTAATACCAAATGGTAATAAAGATACTCTTCTTGAGACCGTTGTTACTCTATTTGCGATGGTGCAGACCCGACAGAAGAAGAAGATGTCCCGGTCACCAAGTATTGTGGATCTGTTGATCCTATCCCGTATACATGACGCATGCGACTTTGTCCAATCACACCTGCCCACACCTCAGGGTCATCTCATCTGGATACTCGCTGAAGTTTGGCCTGTAAACATATTGCATCGCACTCAAATAATCCCCCTACAATTTATCAAAACAACGTTATTATAACTGCAATAGATAcgaaaattatataaaaataataagagTTAACTGCAGCAGCAAACAACAGTTTATCTGCTGTGTTTATCAATTTATCAGCAACACACAGTTTATCTAGTAAAGTTTAAGCATGGCCACAAACTATATGCTGCTTTTTCAGTTCAAATTGAAATGAAAGGCAATATTACACAAACTATAGGCTGATGTCTTATCTGATATTAGTTCTAAACTACAATTCATTAATAAATTGTTGCTGACGTGATATATCTAACATCCAAATCCAATCCACACCAAAccattaataaaataatatgttTCTTTATTTCAAGGGCCAAGTCAACAACGCACATGGTTATATCATTCTTATATATACACTGAATTTCACAAACAAGCGGTTTCACAAACATActcatatacatacacacaaacatatACAAATAGGTATACATATAGttgatacatatatatacacacacacacacacacacacacacacacatatatatatatatatatatatatatgataaagatccgttaggaaccaccctttattgcgagaaccgcgagaaccagtgtgaacacatggcaaaattgtaaatataTTGAATTCTAACAACAAAACACATGGTGTCATAATTGTAAATATATGGTCTGTAGCATAAACACGCGTGTCCCCTGTTTTAGGGTTTCTTCATCACATTTGTTCCCAATCCACAATCTGCATCATCATCTACACTATGATTGAGGTTAACGGCTGTTCACGGCGGCTTACCGGTGGCACATGAGTTTACGGTGGTTCTCACGACATTAGACAACAGTGTATCCCACAAATTTCATCCCACAAATTTCATTGCTGTGGCATTCGGGATTATTGCTACATATGGCGTCCTCTGATTCATCCCGTGTTGAAATATCTCGTGTTGAAGCATCTGATGATACTAACCCACCAATCTCTGAATATCAAATGCTACCTATCTTGGTGGTCCATCTGCTGCCAAACCCGTATATGCTTTCAATCCAATTGAAAGTTGCAAAATTGTGTACACAACAGTGGATAGTCGACATCCCCTTCATGGATTTGAAATACCTACTCTTGATTCCATGTCAATACCAGCTAATGTTACGGTATCATCTGGGAATGCATCTGGGAATGTCAATATATTTGACCAATCGTTGTCGATTGACACTACATCGACTGGTACAACACCCATAAATACAGAACAACCTCAATTGCAGTTCATTCGGTTTGAGAATAGGTTTCCCATGTCTATTTTGTGTAATTTGTATATTGTTCAATGttatacatgtttaaaatatgTTCACATTCATATTATGTTGTCACTAATTAATAATCAacaatatatgcacatgtgcactgTGTTAACTGAACCATATTATAAATTATGGTACATTAtaaatatatgcacatgtgcatgatgaCGACAATTAATTTGTTATATTGTATATTAAATTACATTGCACatgtaattttttaaattttcttaTTAAATTCAGAGGAACGGTTACGACTGTTATACATTTTACACCCAATGGCGCCCCATATTGGATACCTGAAGTTGATGTTGAATACATACCTGAAGTTGCAGTCCATTCGATTTGTGACTAAAGGTATTATGTTGACTGTAATTGATGTATATACTTTGTAAATGATATTATATTAAACGATATGCACATGTGTATTATATTTACTGTaatgatgttgtattaaattatatgcacatgtgcattatgttgattgtaaatgatattgtattaaattatatgcaaatgtgcattatgttgaaaattagaCTATGTCGTTGATGTATGGATTCTAAACAAGTGCCTTATGGATGACTATCCAATTATGTACAGGATGGCAGCAAACAaaggtgttggtgcactacatctgttgattacgtctaggtgtctaggattaggtcttacatcgtattgtatagaatagggcacgaaatacgagaaaacaagagtctgtataggttttatgagttaggtccgctcatagggtcatgAGATCCtaggttcgctcatttgtcagcatggtccgcttatgtggactttgtggtccgctcttatggcatagtgacacataagcggacctaaacatctatatataggggttgttTGAGCGGACCTCATAACGTTCATtctgtattccacgccgaagctctgccggtgtgaagatcgagctgtaaaacgtttcaaatcaataaaacaagcagttaggaggaagaacaagctacttctacttgcatttcttattattccgcatctgaaacgcaagagacaacctctgaacgactcgttcgggtcagcaaacgatcctacaagtggtatcagagcttgggaggaggttttctgcagattgtagctgtttttcatcgtttcttctcacttctacaccttcttttcttatTTCGaagagatttcacggtcaaaTTTCATTCAAAAGCTCACAGATTGAACAAAATTGAtcaaagacaaacccttgaaacttTCAGGTCAAAACACAgcctaaaaatgggtcaaatcaGGTTCGAAAAGTGATCCGCTCGTACATACGTTGAATAGGTCCGCTTTTCTGGTCGTGGTTGGTTCACTTATTGATACAATTTTGAGTCTGG
Above is a window of Helianthus annuus cultivar XRQ/B chromosome 14, HanXRQr2.0-SUNRISE, whole genome shotgun sequence DNA encoding:
- the LOC110905663 gene encoding LOW QUALITY PROTEIN: mannose/glucose-specific lectin (The sequence of the model RefSeq protein was modified relative to this genomic sequence to represent the inferred CDS: inserted 1 base in 1 codon; deleted 1 base in 1 codon), coding for MEGVLQNMKPGEFIRVAPWGQPVRDPQKNNWSFEIEEGHKLQSIRIGHADDVITSLTFTTEFRGALSISNKFGSSARAQSVSLVTFDSDEEIVGIKVIFGLSGRDTYLSSLFFITNKNTHGPFGGITNSLFSLTWNKGSLVGFYGNASDWIGGIGGIGVYLKVYGEITRIGTWGKPLPAFRQTIWSFQLEGNYRLSKITIDHGDAINNSLMFNSSEKVDDPNGLSIIDHVTLDEVEEIVGISGMVGTLPTCQTIISSISFTTNKKTHGPFGDNVKGTPFSVSWDAGSFAGFYGLQVVXFDSIGVYLKATN